The Bemisia tabaci chromosome 5, PGI_BMITA_v3 genome includes a window with the following:
- the Aos1 gene encoding SUMO-activating enzyme subunit 1 has protein sequence MVEGNRIELTEDEAELYDRQIRLWGLESQKRLRAAKVLVIGMSGLGAEVTKNIVLAGVKSLTMMDGSVATKEDLCSQFFIPHSELGKNRAEASVERAQQLNPMVEVKAVPHYPEKFADEPDFYTKFDIVCATRLDLPTYLKINTICRNANVKFFCADVFGTFGYHFSDLQNHEYAEEETKQIAKPVLSSHTPNKRAKMEKEAVKVTVKKTDKFVPLQAVVDMDWKNEENKKKLNEMDSSFILSMILLSFRSKQKRDPSPATREEDIKLLQSIRDEFLTDKSVPLEKVPDECFRTVFAEVSPSCAVVGGVLAQEIIKVVSQKGAPHNNLFLFNPLSSCGTVVSLGNIPSQNSKQEPVDLIDLDDD, from the exons ATGGTTGAAGGAAATCGGATTGAGCTAACTGAGGATGAGGCTGAACTGTATGACAGGCAAATCCGTCTCTGGGGATTGGAATCTCAAAAAAG GTTGCGTGCTGCCAAAGTACTTGTCATAGGCATGTCAGGATTAGGTGCTGAAGTaacaaaaaatattgttttagcTGGAGTGAAATCTCTAACAATGATGGACGGAAGTGTAGCAACGAAAGAAGACCTTTGCAGCCAGTTTTTTATTCCTCATTCCGAACTTGGAAAAAAT AGAGCTGAAGCCTCCGTAGAACGTGCTCAACAATTAAATCCAATGGTTGAAGTCAAAGCAGTGCCACATTACCCAGAAAAATTTGCAGATGAGCCTgatttttatacaaaatttgatATAGTCTGTGCAACACGGCTTGACTTACCCACCTATTTGAAAATCAACACAATCTGCAGAAATGCTAATGTAAAATTCTTTTGTGCTGacgtttttggaacttttggtTACCATTTCTCAGATTTGCAGAACCACGAATATGCAGA ggAAGAGACAAAACAGATTGCTAAACCTGTCTTGTCATCTCATACTCCTAACAAGCGAGCTAAAATGGAGAAAGAGGCCGTCAAAGTCACTGTGAAAAAAACTGATAAGTTTGTACCTCTTCAAGCCGTTGTAGACATGGATTGgaagaatgaagaaaataagaaaaagttgAATGAGATGGACTCATCCTTCATTCTCTCAATGA ttttacTCTCATTCCGGTCAAAGCAGAAGAGAGATCCTAGCCCTGCAACTCGTGAAGAAGATATTAAGCTTTTGCAGTCCATCCGTGATGAATTCTTGACAGACAAGTCGGTACCCTTAGAAAAAGTTCCTGATGAATGTTTTAG AACTGTTTTTGCTGAAGTGAGCCCCTCCTGTGCTGTAGTAGGTGGAGTCTTAGCTCAAGAAATCATCAAAGTTGTCTCTCAGAAAGGCGCTCCTCACAATAATTTATTCTTATTCAATCCCCTGAGTAGCTGTGGTACCGTGGTCAGTCTAGGCAATATCCCCTCACAGAATTCAAAGCAGGAACCGGTGGATTTAATTGATCTTGATGATGACTAA
- the PDCD-5 gene encoding programmed cell death protein 5: MADPELEEIRARRMAQLQSQMKVGGGGSGGGQDQEAAEERKAQAEEMKNAILSRVLNQSARARLNTLMLGKPERGKMVENMILQMAQTGQIGQQLEESDLIRILEQISNNDRFSKATTVKFDRRRAALDDSDDDFS, encoded by the exons ATGGCAGATCCCGAATTGGAAGAAATTAGAGCCAGGAGAATGGCCCAACTGCAGTCTCAAATGAAA GTTGGTGGTGGCGGCAGTGGTGGTGGTCAAGATCAAGAGGCGGCGGAAGAACGGAAAGCACAAGCTGAAGAAATGAAGAATGCCATTTTATCACGGGTTTTAAATCAGAGTGCCAGAGCTAGAT taaaTACTTTAATGCTTGGAAAGCCGGAGCGTGGAAAGATGGTTGAAAATATGATCTTACAAATGGCACAGACCGGTCAAATTGGACAACAGCTTGAAGAGAGTGATTTAATTAGAATTCTGgaacaaatttcaaataatgaCAGATTTTCTAAAGCCACCACTGTCAAG tttgaTCGCAGAAGAGCTGCTCTTGATGATTCGGATGACGATTTTTCATAG
- the LOC140224657 gene encoding uncharacterized protein: MWGSILETFKVNTFTVILDTLSIELRKLADKYNDHHSTFGFFEDIDLQQDSVIIINKAAELVALYPNDFEPTLVDESSHLKVFLIQCGSSLWEKEGDKLIKKTTSLWGLYKFLYDSNVLEIYPNVDIALRMILATPVTNCSGERSFSTLRRVKNYLQSMMRMARLTGLGPFTIEQRITSQIDKEDVIDDFANKKQERNHCEIVR, translated from the exons ATGTGGGGAAGTATTTTAGAAACATTCAA AGTTAATACATTCACCGTGATATTGGACACTTTGAGCATAGAGTTACGTAAACTGGCTGATAAGTACAATGATCACCACTCCACTTTCGGCTTTTTTGAGGATATCGACCTACAGCAGGATTCCGTTATTATTATAAACAAAGCTGCTGAGCTTGTAGCCTTATATCCTAATGATTTTGAACCAACATTAGTTGACGAATCATCGCACCTTAAAGTCTTCCTGATCCAGTGTGGCTCGTCCTTGTGGGAGAAGGAAGGCGATAAATTGATAAAGAAAACAACAAGCCTATGGGGACTTTATAAATTTCTTTATGACAGTAATGTTTTGGAAATTTACCCAAACGTCGACATAGCCCTCCGCATGATTCTGGCTACACCCGTAACCAACTGTTCTGGAGAGCGCTCCTTCTCTACCTTGCGTCGCGTCAAGAATTACCTCCAGTCAATGATGAGAATGGCTAGACTAACAGGACTTGGTCCATTTACCATTGAGCAGCGCATCACAAGCCAGATTGATAAAGAAGACGTAATCGATGATTTTGCAAACAAAAAGCAAGAAAGAAATCACTGTGAAATAGTGCgataa
- the l(3)04053 gene encoding uncharacterized protein l(3)04053, with protein MADRPKSSDNERGGSEINSNNDSNYENTEDVDPAMNNSASGTHTGRNSSHSNHSNSSPHNSGTSSGASSKRKENNPYSFKHFLTGGKQNVGTSHPHHTVSRSNESDENNTMDPSIASSCSRTNRNLILNNPDLASGLPDFVQDHLIMEQCFLESSSNNASNPSFNLENSHIYHIENAILNSSCEESPNTLRSANANDIPFDLTSTMPSEKQEESPIPTPLDLPTYHASNSRSGRPRDPPLDLPSSSMAGSGSANSSEVGASKSLPDFLSDGPIHQRRTDDSADSDRSTLPYSPRESSVEIQVLQTENLRLRREVEWLSSVIKESNDRLERRERRHQVTTNNLEKELDSTRENLRRTMERAIAAEATVCQLQQEVKSSKVHKLQRAEENSSNCSNVGDGNRNVQTPQHDSRQRLGLEIQNITDSAETSIRQLLNNVETLRLIASSLEKATGESSHHGEKVDESKEDPKKT; from the exons atGGCGGACCGTCCGAAAAGTAGTGATAACGAGCGCGGCGGAAGTGAAATTAATTCTAATAATGATAGTAATTATGAAAATACTGAAGATGTGGATCCGGCAATGAACAACTCTGCTTCAGGAACTCACACTGGGCGAAATTCATCACATTCAAATCATTCAAATTCATCACCGCATAACTCAG gTACAAGTTCAGGAGCATCCAGTAAACGCAAAGAAAACAACCCTTATTCCTTCAAACACTTCTTAACCGGAGGTAAGCAAAACGTTGGAACTTCCCACCCACACCACACTGTCAGTCGCAGTAACGAGTCTGACGAGAATAACACCATGGATCCCTCCATCGCCTCATCTTGCTCAAGAACAAatcgaaacttaattttaaacaaTCCAGATCTTGCCTCAGgacttccagattttgtccaagATCATCTTATAATGGAGCAATGCTTTTTGGAGTCGAGCTCTAATAATGCGTCAAACCCATCCTTCAACTTAGAAAATAGTCACATATATCACATAGAGAATGCCATTTTAAATTCCTCTTGTGAAGAATCACCAAATACACTTAGGTCAGCTAATGCTAATGACATTCCGTTTGATTTGACAAGCACAATGCCTAGTGAAAAACAAGAAGAATCCCCAATACCTACGCCTTTAGACTTGCCCACCTATCATGCATCAAATTCAAGGTCTGGTAGACCGCGAGACCCACCTTTAGATTTGCCTTCATCCAGCATGGCTGGCTCAGGCAGTGCAAACTCCTCTGAAGTTGGAGCCTCAAAGAGCCTACCAGATTTTCTGTCAGATGGCCCCATTCACCAAAGGAGAACTGATGATTCAGCGGACAGCGATCGATCTACTTTACCCTACTCACCACGTGAATCATCCGTTGAAATCCAAGTG TTGCAAACAGAAAATTTGCGGCTTCGGAGGGAAGTGGAATGGCTTTCTTCAGTAATCAAAGAATCAAATGATAG GTtagaaaggagagaaagaagGCATCAAGTAACCACTAATAATCTAGAAAAAGAATTAGATTCCACCCGAGAGAATTTAAGGAGGACAATG GAAAGAGCAATTGCTGCTGAGGCAACAGTTTGTCAATTACAACAGGAGGTGAAATCCTCAAAG gtacATAAACTGCAGCGGGCGGAAGAAAATAGTTCTAACTGTAGTAATGTTGGTGATGGAAACAGAAATGTCCAAACTCCACAGCATGATAGCAGGCAAAGGCTTGGacttgaaattcaaaacatcACAGATTCTGCAGAAACATCCATCCG GCAATTGCTAAACAACGTAGAAACTCTTAGACTTATCGCATCCAGCCTGGAAAAAGCAACCGGAGAGTCCTCCCATCACGGAGAAAAAGTAGACGAATCAAAAGAGGATCCAAAGAAGACGTAA